One window of Thermacetogenium phaeum DSM 12270 genomic DNA carries:
- a CDS encoding VirB4 family type IV secretion system protein: MPKKVRSPAAARQDDIRVQEFLDMIAPSVVKFYTDHFICGNTYRCVWALREYPTATEEQAILRHLGEKDGVTLRIYTRHVTPVEERKIISNAANKNRMKRSSTNDLQQTVAAESNLQDVANIVASMHRNKEPLLHAAVYIELSAHDPDQLKLLQTEVLTELIRNKLNVDRLLLRQKQGFICAMPSGWNVFGDQFERVLPASSVANLYPFNYSGKTDERGFYLGRDKFGSNILVDFNKRADDKTNANILILGNSGQGKSYLLKLILTNLRESGMHVLALDPEMEYEELTVNLGGCFIDLMSGEYIINVLEPKTWDISGDPGDTGAPQAFRQTSKLSQHISFLKDFFRCYKDFDDRQIDTIEIMLGKLYDKWGITDRSNFDRLKPADYPILSDLYELVEAEYKAFDESRRQLYTADTLREICLGLHSLCKGAESNFFNGHTNITGGSFVTFGVKGLLQASKNIRNALLFNVLSFMSNELLTAGNTAASIDELYLFLTNLTAIEYIRNFMKRVRKKDSAVILASQNLEDFDIEGIREYTKPLFSIPTHQFLFNAGNIDAKFYIENLQLEQSEYNLIRYPQRGVCLYKCGNERYNLMVTAPEHKARLFGKAGGR; encoded by the coding sequence ATGCCCAAAAAAGTCCGTTCTCCCGCCGCAGCGCGGCAGGATGACATACGCGTGCAGGAATTCCTTGACATGATCGCGCCGTCGGTCGTCAAATTCTATACCGACCACTTCATTTGCGGCAATACCTACCGCTGCGTGTGGGCGCTTCGGGAGTATCCGACCGCCACGGAGGAACAGGCCATCCTCCGGCACCTGGGCGAGAAGGATGGCGTCACCCTGCGCATCTATACCCGCCATGTCACACCGGTGGAGGAAAGAAAAATCATATCAAACGCCGCCAATAAAAACCGCATGAAGCGAAGCAGCACCAACGACCTGCAGCAGACCGTCGCCGCCGAGAGCAACCTGCAGGACGTGGCCAATATCGTGGCTTCCATGCACCGGAACAAGGAGCCGCTGCTCCACGCCGCCGTATATATCGAACTGTCCGCCCACGACCCCGACCAGCTCAAGCTGCTGCAGACCGAGGTGCTGACAGAGCTCATACGGAACAAGCTCAATGTGGACCGGCTCCTGCTCCGCCAGAAGCAGGGATTTATTTGCGCAATGCCTTCCGGCTGGAACGTGTTCGGCGACCAGTTTGAGCGTGTGCTGCCTGCGTCGTCAGTGGCCAACCTCTATCCCTTCAACTACAGCGGCAAAACCGACGAGCGCGGGTTTTACCTCGGCAGGGACAAATTCGGCAGCAACATCCTTGTGGATTTCAACAAGCGGGCCGATGACAAGACCAACGCCAACATCCTGATCCTGGGCAATTCCGGCCAGGGCAAAAGCTATCTATTGAAACTTATCCTCACCAATCTGCGGGAGTCCGGCATGCATGTGCTGGCTTTAGACCCTGAGATGGAATACGAGGAACTGACGGTAAACCTCGGCGGCTGCTTCATAGACCTCATGTCCGGCGAATACATCATCAATGTGCTGGAGCCGAAAACATGGGATATATCCGGCGACCCCGGGGACACCGGTGCACCCCAGGCGTTCCGGCAGACATCCAAACTCAGCCAGCACATCAGCTTTCTCAAAGACTTTTTCCGCTGCTACAAGGACTTTGACGACCGGCAGATCGACACCATTGAGATCATGCTGGGCAAGCTCTACGACAAATGGGGCATCACCGACCGGAGCAATTTCGACCGGCTGAAGCCCGCGGATTACCCCATCCTGTCCGACCTGTACGAGCTGGTGGAGGCCGAGTACAAAGCCTTCGACGAGAGCCGCCGCCAGCTCTACACCGCCGACACGCTGCGGGAAATCTGCCTTGGACTCCACTCCCTGTGCAAGGGCGCGGAGTCCAATTTTTTCAACGGGCACACCAATATCACTGGCGGCAGCTTCGTGACCTTCGGCGTCAAGGGGCTGCTGCAGGCGTCGAAGAACATCCGCAACGCCCTGCTGTTCAACGTGCTGTCCTTTATGAGCAACGAGCTGCTGACTGCCGGAAACACGGCCGCCTCCATCGACGAGCTGTATTTATTCCTCACAAACCTGACGGCGATAGAGTACATCCGGAATTTCATGAAGCGTGTGAGAAAGAAGGACAGCGCCGTCATTCTCGCCTCGCAGAATCTTGAGGACTTCGACATCGAAGGCATCCGCGAATACACCAAGCCCCTGTTCTCCATACCTACGCACCAGTTCCTGTTCAACGCGGGCAACATCGACGCCAAATTCTATATCGAAAACCTTCAATTGGAGCAGAGCGAGTACAACCTGATCCGCTATCCGCAGCGCGGCGTGTGCCTCTACAAATGCGGCAACGAGCGGTACAACCTCATGGTGACCGCGCCGGAACACAAGGCAAGGCTCTTTGGAAAGGCGGGCGGCAGATGA
- a CDS encoding amidoligase family protein: MKEQRFGIEIELTGLSRLRAAQVLAEYFGTPVSNDGGYYGIYSVLDGQSRRWKVMSDGSITTEKKEGRRIVPADSTYSVELVSPICRYEDIETIQEIVRQLRTAGAIANASCGIHVHVDASPHNANTLRNITNIMASKEDLIYKALQVSVARERRYCKKVEQSFLEELNRKKPKTLEQVSRIWYNGNDGRHEHYHNSRYHCLNLHSVFQKGTIEFRLFNGTTHAGKIKAYIQICLAISHQALTQRCASRIKTQSTNEKYTFRTWLLRLGLIGDEFKTARLHLLEHLDGCIAWKDPAQAERQKQRLRQKKEKELARAAGAVQASQEQDQTDMEQAGTEEGPGLSMSM; this comes from the coding sequence ATGAAAGAACAGCGCTTCGGCATCGAAATCGAATTGACAGGACTGTCCCGCCTGCGCGCCGCCCAGGTCCTGGCGGAATACTTCGGCACGCCGGTTTCCAATGACGGGGGCTATTATGGCATCTATTCCGTCCTGGACGGCCAAAGCCGCCGGTGGAAGGTCATGAGCGACGGCAGCATCACTACAGAGAAAAAAGAAGGGCGGCGGATTGTTCCTGCCGACAGCACCTACAGCGTGGAACTGGTCAGCCCCATCTGCAGGTATGAGGATATCGAAACCATACAGGAAATCGTCCGCCAGCTCCGCACAGCCGGAGCCATCGCCAACGCAAGCTGCGGCATCCATGTCCACGTGGACGCCTCGCCCCACAACGCCAACACCCTGCGCAACATCACCAACATCATGGCCAGCAAGGAGGACTTGATCTACAAGGCGCTGCAGGTGAGCGTGGCACGGGAACGCCGCTACTGCAAAAAGGTGGAGCAGAGCTTTTTGGAGGAACTCAACCGCAAGAAGCCGAAAACCCTGGAGCAGGTCAGCCGGATCTGGTACAACGGTAACGACGGTAGGCATGAGCATTACCACAACAGCCGCTACCACTGTTTGAACCTCCACAGCGTGTTCCAGAAGGGCACGATTGAATTCAGGCTGTTCAACGGCACCACCCATGCCGGAAAGATCAAGGCATACATCCAGATCTGCCTTGCCATCAGCCATCAGGCACTGACACAGAGGTGCGCCAGCCGCATCAAAACCCAAAGCACCAATGAAAAATATACCTTCCGCACCTGGCTTCTGCGGCTAGGCCTTATCGGCGACGAATTCAAGACCGCCCGGCTTCATCTCCTGGAACATCTGGACGGCTGCATCGCGTGGAAAGACCCCGCCCAGGCGGAACGGCAAAAACAAAGGCTAAGGCAGAAAAAAGAAAAGGAACTGGCGCGGGCCGCCGGGGCCGTACAGGCGTCACAGGAACAAGATCAAACAGACATGGAACAGGCCGGGACTGAAGAAGGACCCGGCCTTTCCATGTCCATGTAG
- a CDS encoding DUF3852 domain-containing protein, translated as MKKTKKLLLVFCLILVLTGIFCVTAYADPTGDVAGAIEGTWKDASAQIKTVVNKVVFPAIDLILAVFFFAKLGMAYFDYRKHGQFEWAAPAILFATLVFMLTAPLYIWSILGM; from the coding sequence ATGAAAAAAACCAAGAAGCTTCTGCTTGTCTTTTGCCTTATCCTTGTCCTGACAGGCATATTCTGCGTGACCGCCTATGCCGATCCCACCGGCGATGTGGCAGGGGCGATTGAAGGGACGTGGAAAGACGCGTCCGCGCAGATCAAAACCGTGGTCAACAAGGTGGTGTTCCCCGCCATCGACCTGATCCTGGCCGTGTTTTTCTTCGCCAAACTGGGGATGGCGTACTTCGACTACCGCAAACACGGGCAGTTTGAATGGGCGGCGCCGGCGATCCTGTTCGCAACCCTTGTGTTTATGTTAACGGCCCCCTTATACATCTGGAGCATCCTTGGCATGTGA
- a CDS encoding M23 family metallopeptidase, whose translation MADPATITLAVRAAVAAATDKRTWKAAGVLVAAILTPFILIVVMIVSLLSAAADHNSNAIELCFNGGAISSRVPADYAAHIREMRNGFSELDAAIADISSQVEDGQLDATRIKAVFYSLFFGAENLRMDASDYRAFADCFVRYETRAEKDEDGNKTGKTYTVAVPLKSLPEIYANLQTTLGRTITHEDRANASEIYHRILYGGGIPTYGEAFNAWSNGLPLSDAPFVGADGFCSPLGEGWRGMVTSEFGYRTDPFTGRHKGHSGIDLAAPQGTPIRAALDGTVLFARYKTTGYGYHLAIDHGGGFVTFYAHCSKILVTEGQAVKAGDIIAEVGSTGRSTGPHLHFEVRINGEIQNPRSYLP comes from the coding sequence ATGGCTGATCCCGCAACCATCACCCTTGCGGTCAGGGCGGCCGTCGCCGCGGCAACCGACAAAAGGACATGGAAGGCTGCCGGCGTTCTTGTCGCCGCCATCCTGACGCCCTTTATCCTTATCGTCGTGATGATCGTGAGCCTGCTCTCGGCTGCGGCGGATCACAACAGCAACGCCATAGAATTGTGCTTCAACGGCGGCGCTATCTCTTCCCGGGTCCCCGCCGATTACGCCGCCCATATCCGGGAGATGCGCAACGGCTTTTCGGAGCTTGACGCCGCCATCGCCGACATATCTTCGCAGGTGGAGGATGGACAGCTTGACGCCACCCGCATAAAGGCGGTTTTTTATTCTCTGTTCTTCGGCGCTGAAAACTTGCGGATGGACGCCTCGGATTACCGGGCCTTCGCCGACTGCTTCGTGCGGTACGAAACCCGCGCCGAAAAGGATGAGGACGGCAACAAAACCGGTAAAACCTACACCGTGGCCGTGCCGCTTAAATCCCTGCCGGAGATCTACGCCAACCTCCAAACCACCCTGGGCAGGACAATCACCCATGAGGACCGGGCCAACGCCTCGGAGATTTACCACCGCATATTGTACGGCGGCGGCATCCCCACCTATGGGGAGGCGTTCAACGCCTGGTCAAACGGACTGCCTCTGTCCGACGCGCCCTTTGTCGGAGCCGACGGCTTCTGTTCTCCCCTGGGGGAAGGCTGGCGCGGCATGGTGACCTCGGAATTCGGGTACAGGACCGACCCATTCACTGGTCGGCACAAAGGACACTCCGGCATCGACCTGGCCGCGCCCCAAGGGACGCCAATCCGCGCTGCGCTGGACGGCACGGTGCTGTTTGCACGCTATAAGACCACGGGCTACGGCTATCATTTAGCCATCGACCACGGCGGCGGCTTTGTCACTTTCTACGCCCACTGCTCCAAAATCCTCGTCACCGAGGGTCAGGCGGTCAAGGCCGGCGACATCATCGCGGAGGTTGGCAGCACCGGAAGAAGCACCGGCCCGCACCTGCATTTTGAGGTGCGCATCAATGGAGAAATCCAAAATCCAAGAAGCTATCTGCCGTAG
- a CDS encoding Fic/DOC family protein, producing MSSNYEYSYEWDQRYCYPHSNVLINKLGIRDAEKLQIAEREITSLRIANAKVNVIKGNFDLLHLRQIHKYIFGDIYEWAGEIRWVNIAKGNMFCNYEFIEQNADQLFAKLKKENYLKDASADEIPIRLAYYLGEINVLHPFREGNGRAQRLFIEYLAENAGYSVDFSEVTDKQMIEASVASFSCDYTKMNELFIKITKPLTENSITQIFMG from the coding sequence ATGAGCAGCAACTATGAATACAGTTATGAGTGGGATCAAAGATATTGCTACCCTCATTCCAATGTTCTTATCAACAAGCTGGGCATCAGGGATGCTGAAAAGCTCCAGATAGCCGAAAGAGAAATAACTTCCTTGAGAATTGCCAATGCCAAAGTAAATGTTATAAAAGGCAATTTTGATCTGCTCCATTTACGACAGATTCACAAGTATATATTTGGCGATATCTACGAATGGGCGGGCGAAATCAGATGGGTGAACATCGCAAAAGGAAATATGTTTTGCAACTATGAGTTCATCGAACAAAACGCCGATCAGCTCTTCGCTAAGCTGAAAAAAGAAAATTACTTGAAAGATGCCTCCGCAGATGAAATTCCCATCCGTCTTGCGTATTATCTTGGTGAAATCAATGTCCTTCATCCATTCAGAGAAGGAAACGGCAGGGCGCAGAGGCTCTTTATCGAGTATTTGGCCGAAAATGCAGGCTATAGCGTAGACTTTTCCGAGGTGACCGACAAGCAAATGATTGAAGCAAGCGTGGCATCCTTCTCATGCGATTATACCAAAATGAATGAATTGTTCATCAAGATAACCAAGCCTCTGACAGAGAACAGCATCACTCAAATTTTCATGGGATAA
- a CDS encoding DUF6103 family protein codes for MRETELTILFPTEKLEALRFFMRKKELDIEREMKDYLEKTYERIVPVHVREYVESRIGQEPAQEQMPGPEAQERQTEPQRQPRQTRRQREQAATEAPSSPQAQTGTEGPAEEETQGMTMSM; via the coding sequence ATGAGAGAAACGGAACTTACGATACTGTTCCCCACGGAGAAGCTGGAGGCCCTCCGTTTTTTTATGCGCAAAAAAGAGCTGGACATCGAACGGGAGATGAAGGATTACCTTGAAAAAACCTATGAGAGGATCGTCCCCGTCCATGTCCGGGAGTATGTGGAAAGCAGGATCGGACAGGAGCCTGCCCAGGAACAGATGCCAGGACCGGAAGCCCAGGAACGGCAGACGGAACCGCAGCGCCAGCCAAGGCAGACCCGCCGCCAGCGTGAGCAGGCAGCAACCGAGGCGCCTTCCTCTCCGCAAGCTCAGACCGGGACGGAGGGACCTGCCGAGGAAGAAACCCAGGGCATGACCATGAGCATGTAA
- a CDS encoding DUF6103 family protein, giving the protein MRKSTVQIQYDAEKLRAIRQYMGKEDTEFQAELEDFLQKLYEEHVPAPVREYIESRKFPEPERPNRPSCPAPSAPAKNNSAGGNA; this is encoded by the coding sequence ATGAGAAAATCAACCGTCCAAATCCAATACGACGCCGAGAAGCTTCGCGCCATCCGCCAGTACATGGGCAAAGAGGACACGGAGTTTCAGGCCGAGCTGGAGGATTTTCTCCAGAAGCTCTACGAAGAACACGTTCCCGCTCCCGTCCGGGAATACATTGAAAGCCGGAAGTTCCCGGAACCTGAAAGGCCTAACCGTCCCTCATGCCCCGCTCCATCGGCACCGGCGAAAAACAACAGCGCGGGCGGGAATGCGTAA
- a CDS encoding ParM/StbA family protein, whose amino-acid sequence MIKLGVDNGNYNTKSSEGMLYASGYTASDKEFITPDMQLFYEGRYYAIGERRMRFQQDKTREPDTFMLTLPAIADAMKHAGTTSAEIALGVGLPIGSYGTQKEAFRRYFLRDNVSFLFEGTSYRCRIAECKVFAQGHAALCRYYPQLKDYRSITLVDIGGYTVDILTLHDFRLDRSSCASLRMGTITLYSRIQDTLQRNDILLSDELITDAIRGDIQHADSKLIHAVVEQAVVAYCKELLNALRERGLDLRLPTVFAGGGAELLELMLRRSDINTVAVLNRFANADGYKLLMG is encoded by the coding sequence ATGATTAAGCTTGGTGTGGACAACGGAAACTACAACACCAAATCCTCGGAGGGGATGCTCTATGCCTCCGGATACACTGCAAGCGACAAGGAATTCATCACGCCGGATATGCAGCTCTTCTACGAGGGCAGATATTACGCCATCGGCGAGCGCCGCATGCGATTTCAGCAGGACAAGACCAGAGAGCCGGATACCTTTATGCTTACGCTGCCGGCAATCGCGGATGCGATGAAGCACGCGGGAACCACAAGCGCGGAAATCGCCCTTGGCGTGGGCCTGCCCATTGGCAGCTACGGGACGCAGAAGGAGGCATTTCGGCGATATTTTCTGCGTGACAATGTTTCGTTCTTGTTCGAGGGAACGTCTTACCGATGCCGCATCGCCGAGTGCAAGGTGTTCGCGCAGGGTCATGCGGCGCTGTGCCGGTATTATCCGCAGCTGAAGGATTACCGAAGCATCACGCTGGTGGATATCGGCGGGTATACGGTGGATATCCTCACACTCCATGACTTCCGGCTGGACAGATCGAGCTGCGCCAGCCTGCGCATGGGAACCATTACCCTCTACAGCCGGATTCAGGATACGCTCCAGCGCAATGACATCCTCCTGTCGGACGAACTTATCACCGACGCGATCCGCGGGGATATCCAGCACGCCGACAGCAAATTGATCCATGCTGTGGTGGAGCAGGCTGTGGTGGCTTACTGCAAGGAGCTGCTCAATGCGCTCCGGGAGCGCGGACTTGACCTGCGGCTCCCCACGGTGTTCGCGGGCGGTGGTGCGGAACTGCTCGAACTCATGCTGCGCAGGAGCGACATCAATACTGTGGCTGTGCTGAACCGGTTCGCCAATGCGGACGGCTACAAGCTCCTGATGGGGTGA
- the mobP3 gene encoding MobP3 family relaxase produces MPRIIFKCRYLKNTPKAHLANLVEYVATREGVEKVSDSSHILPATKNQQKLISEILKMLPDTADLFEYEDYLKNPTRENASEFISIALENSLDLIGKKKNFVDYIANRPRVEKLGNHGLFTDEGVPIVLSQVAEEVSNHTGNVWTNIVSLRREDASRLGYDNAKSWQDLIRAQRNVIAENMKIAPENLRWYAAFHNESHHPHIHLIAYSINPKEAYVTKQGIENMRGSLAREIFRQDLMQIYEKQTERRNSLNRQSREAMQDIITQIRSGICENKNIEELIARLAEKLKHTSGKKQYGYLKAPLKEVVNQIVDELAKDERVTELYSSWYEMRNEVLSTYVDKLPPPLPLSQQKEFKSIKNMVIAEALNIGSHHFTFEPDEEQNISIEDDGDIAAATTYFEKSAKLGNVNAQYMLGRIYLESDSEHENVEKALQWLGKAADNGNALAQYAMGKLYLTGNHLEKDAVKAVELLTKSAEQGNQYAQYALGKLYLLGHDVRQDKETALHWLSAAAAQGNIYAKYLLERMDSFKDPSILLAATRLMHHLGNIFREEYQKAFGNPLIQVDRKLRKKLMEKKLAQGHAYNDHAPHQSY; encoded by the coding sequence ATGCCCAGGATCATATTCAAGTGCCGGTACTTGAAAAATACACCCAAAGCGCATCTGGCCAATCTGGTAGAATATGTTGCTACCCGTGAGGGTGTTGAAAAAGTCTCCGACAGCTCTCACATTCTTCCTGCGACAAAAAACCAGCAGAAGTTGATTTCTGAAATCCTGAAAATGCTGCCGGATACTGCTGACCTATTCGAGTACGAGGACTATCTGAAAAATCCGACAAGGGAAAATGCATCGGAGTTTATCTCCATTGCCCTTGAAAACAGTCTTGACCTGATCGGTAAAAAGAAAAATTTTGTAGACTACATCGCCAATCGCCCGAGAGTTGAAAAACTCGGTAATCATGGACTCTTTACAGATGAGGGTGTACCTATTGTGCTTTCACAAGTAGCAGAAGAAGTGTCCAATCACACAGGAAATGTGTGGACAAATATTGTATCCCTCCGGCGCGAAGATGCGTCAAGGCTGGGATATGACAATGCAAAGTCGTGGCAGGATTTGATCCGGGCACAGCGGAACGTTATCGCGGAAAATATGAAGATCGCTCCGGAAAATTTGCGATGGTATGCTGCTTTTCACAATGAGAGCCATCACCCGCACATCCACCTGATTGCTTACTCCATCAATCCCAAAGAAGCCTATGTCACAAAGCAAGGGATAGAAAATATGCGGGGAAGTCTCGCACGGGAAATCTTCCGCCAGGACTTGATGCAGATTTATGAGAAGCAGACTGAACGACGCAATTCCCTGAATAGGCAGAGTCGTGAGGCCATGCAGGACATCATTACTCAGATTCGTTCAGGGATATGTGAAAATAAAAATATAGAGGAATTGATTGCCCGCCTTGCTGAAAAGCTCAAGCATACTTCCGGCAAGAAGCAATACGGTTATCTGAAGGCTCCCCTCAAGGAAGTCGTTAATCAGATTGTCGATGAGCTTGCAAAGGATGAAAGAGTAACAGAGCTTTACAGCAGCTGGTACGAAATGCGTAATGAAGTTTTAAGCACCTATGTTGACAAGCTGCCGCCGCCTCTTCCGCTTTCACAGCAGAAAGAATTCAAGAGCATTAAAAACATGGTGATTGCCGAAGCGTTAAATATCGGCAGTCACCATTTCACTTTTGAGCCGGACGAGGAACAGAATATATCAATAGAAGATGATGGTGATATTGCTGCTGCCACCACATATTTTGAGAAATCTGCAAAGCTCGGAAATGTCAACGCACAGTATATGCTCGGCAGGATTTATCTTGAATCGGACAGCGAGCATGAAAATGTAGAAAAGGCATTGCAGTGGCTGGGGAAAGCTGCGGACAACGGGAATGCTCTCGCACAGTATGCAATGGGGAAGCTGTACCTTACAGGAAACCATCTAGAGAAAGATGCCGTAAAGGCTGTGGAACTGTTGACCAAATCTGCAGAACAAGGCAATCAGTATGCGCAATATGCCCTCGGCAAACTGTATCTTTTGGGGCATGATGTCAGGCAGGATAAGGAAACAGCGTTGCATTGGCTGTCGGCAGCTGCAGCACAGGGAAATATCTATGCAAAGTATTTGCTGGAACGCATGGATTCCTTCAAAGACCCATCCATACTCCTTGCAGCAACACGCTTGATGCATCACTTGGGCAATATCTTTAGAGAGGAGTATCAGAAAGCTTTTGGCAATCCTCTCATCCAGGTTGACCGAAAGCTCCGCAAAAAACTCATGGAGAAAAAACTGGCGCAAGGTCACGCATATAACGACCATGCGCCGCATCAAAGCTATTAG
- a CDS encoding gamma-glutamylcyclotransferase family protein yields the protein MKSKTLYIAYGSNLNLTQMACRCPTAKVVGTSELKDYELLFRGSRHSAVATVEPCKGGCVPVLLWTLKEKDLQALDRYEGYPHFYRKKILNVELKGGIVSAMAYIMNDGHPFGAPSDHYLNTILEGYESAGFDTEVLEQAVEKSIRLAEEQQPEQENLFGLKWW from the coding sequence ATGAAAAGCAAAACCCTATACATCGCCTACGGCAGCAACCTCAACCTGACGCAGATGGCCTGCCGCTGCCCCACCGCCAAAGTAGTCGGGACAAGCGAGCTTAAGGATTATGAGCTGCTGTTCAGAGGCAGCCGCCATAGCGCGGTGGCAACGGTGGAACCCTGCAAAGGCGGCTGTGTGCCTGTTCTTTTATGGACGCTGAAGGAAAAAGACCTGCAGGCTCTCGATCGCTACGAGGGATATCCCCACTTTTACCGCAAGAAAATCCTCAATGTGGAGCTGAAAGGCGGGATCGTTTCCGCCATGGCGTATATCATGAACGACGGGCATCCCTTCGGCGCGCCCTCGGATCACTACCTGAACACCATCCTGGAAGGCTATGAAAGCGCGGGCTTTGACACCGAGGTTCTGGAACAGGCGGTGGAAAAATCCATCCGGCTGGCCGAGGAACAGCAGCCGGAACAGGAGAACCTGTTTGGCCTGAAATGGTGGTGA
- a CDS encoding conjugal transfer protein TrbL family protein — translation MFIWDFAADLVLGQIMDWIYAQIVGFLGEFFSMMGNMGAELFEMSWVQAVVLFFSYLAWALYVTGLVVSAFECAIEYQSGRGSVKDAALNAFKGFMAVGLFTVVPVELYKLAITLQGSFTSGITGLANGGISAMTLAALANVGGFGFNPIMGLFCVILMGYAVIKVFFANLKRGGILLIQIAVGSLYMFSVPRGYIDGFISWCKQVVGLCLTAFLQSTILIAGLMVFNSSMLLGLGLMLAASEVPRIAGQFGLDTSTRGNLMSTVYAAQTAFNMTRTVVRAVAAK, via the coding sequence ATGTTTATATGGGATTTTGCCGCCGACCTTGTGCTGGGACAGATCATGGACTGGATATATGCGCAGATTGTTGGATTTCTCGGTGAGTTTTTCTCCATGATGGGCAACATGGGCGCCGAGTTGTTTGAGATGAGCTGGGTGCAGGCTGTCGTGCTGTTCTTCTCTTATCTCGCGTGGGCGCTTTATGTGACGGGGCTGGTGGTCTCCGCCTTCGAGTGCGCCATTGAATACCAGTCCGGACGCGGCAGCGTCAAAGACGCAGCTCTTAACGCCTTTAAGGGATTTATGGCGGTCGGACTGTTTACCGTTGTCCCGGTGGAGTTATACAAGCTGGCGATAACTCTGCAGGGCAGCTTTACATCGGGCATCACCGGTCTTGCCAACGGCGGGATCAGCGCCATGACGCTTGCCGCCCTCGCCAATGTCGGCGGCTTCGGATTCAACCCCATCATGGGGCTATTCTGCGTCATCCTCATGGGCTACGCGGTGATCAAGGTGTTCTTTGCCAATCTGAAACGCGGCGGCATTCTGCTGATCCAGATCGCCGTGGGGAGCCTGTACATGTTCAGCGTTCCCCGCGGCTACATTGACGGCTTCATAAGCTGGTGCAAGCAGGTGGTGGGCTTGTGCCTCACCGCGTTTTTGCAGTCCACCATTCTCATCGCGGGGCTCATGGTGTTCAACAGCAGCATGCTTTTAGGCCTCGGCCTGATGCTGGCGGCCTCGGAGGTGCCAAGGATCGCGGGGCAATTCGGGCTGGACACCTCCACCAGGGGCAATCTGATGAGCACCGTGTACGCCGCCCAAACAGCGTTCAACATGACAAGGACGGTGGTAAGGGCGGTGGCGGCGAAATGA
- a CDS encoding DUF7768 domain-containing protein → MTDKKLVYIASPYAGDIEYNTRMAIKYCRYAAEHGVIPLAPHLLMPRFLCEANPEERELGIKMGLQLLALCSELWVFGGRISEGMRREIAEAERLGVPIKHIGEIEMTGVKDMKKYGIWAKRSAASVCGAAEAWLKSDGKPMTFDTYEEAAGKAEALMKNIGTVNVSYYPRPMEQEPEDAPAPSMSMKL, encoded by the coding sequence ATGACGGATAAGAAGCTGGTCTATATTGCCTCGCCCTATGCCGGAGATATCGAATACAACACCCGGATGGCAATAAAATACTGCCGCTACGCCGCGGAACACGGCGTTATCCCTCTGGCTCCCCATTTGCTGATGCCGAGATTTCTCTGCGAAGCGAATCCGGAAGAACGGGAGCTGGGGATCAAAATGGGGCTGCAGCTCCTTGCCTTATGCTCCGAACTGTGGGTCTTCGGCGGCCGGATATCCGAGGGCATGCGGCGTGAGATCGCGGAGGCCGAAAGGCTCGGCGTCCCGATTAAACACATCGGCGAAATTGAAATGACGGGAGTGAAGGATATGAAAAAATACGGAATATGGGCGAAAAGAAGCGCGGCCTCCGTCTGCGGCGCGGCGGAAGCCTGGCTCAAGTCGGACGGAAAGCCCATGACTTTTGACACTTATGAGGAAGCGGCGGGCAAGGCCGAAGCGCTTATGAAGAATATCGGGACGGTCAACGTTTCCTATTATCCCAGGCCAATGGAACAGGAGCCGGAGGACGCGCCCGCTCCCAGCATGAGTATGAAATTATAA